The nucleotide sequence TTTCTCTATCAAGTTTATCAGCCTTGAATACATGCAATGGCCTCACCCAAGAAAGTACATACTATAAGTTTTACACTGTACTGTCAATATTTTGAACCCCTAAAAATTTTGGTGGTTTTATTGTCCGACACTGTCTTTGTCCAAAATCAAGCACTGTAACTCAGAAATAGCCTCTTGAAGCCTTCTAGATCAAAACTAATATAATCATTTGGGGATTTTCAATGGATTACTATTACAtatattaaaaatgataaagagTAATAACATGGTgttcacatttattttgaaagacaTCCATCAACAATAAACACTGTGTAGTCTAACTCCAAACAAAGGATAGTAGTTTTGTGGTGAGAATGGACCCTTGGACTTTGATCCGTTTTTCCTTGCGGGGTGGGTACATTTACCCTCTACACGTACATGAGATTGTATACTGGGACTTTGACTTTCATCGTCgctgaaggagaaaaaaagcgggaaaaaatagaaaaattaattatccttAAGCTTAATCTATGAAGAGAGGTGACTTACTGAAAGCGCCTTCGAAAACCGTGTCGCTTGCGCCGTTGGTCTGTTTTCCCGCCCTTGGCCCTGCAAGTGTCCCTCGAGCCATTCCTCCAATCTTCTGTTAAAATCCCCTTGTCTAGCGAAAAACGCCTGCAACTGCTCCATAACTTCAGGGTCCGAAATTGCGACCAGCTGGTCGCCAATGCGACTGAAAATTTAGCGTTGGCGACCAGAATTTCAAGGCCAGTCGCCAGCAGGCGACTAACTTTTAGCATTGTGTCATTATTTTGAACCACTGCTCAAGGAATTAAATCGAAAAATTTCACGTTTGATTTCAACAAGAAACTTACCTCTCGTCTTGTCGAAGTTTTCAACCCccatataaaataattaagataaaaaaataaaggtacAATTCCCATTAAATGACCTTCACAACCATTGTAATCCGTGCACTGTAATCGAAATTTAGCGGCCGCCATGTTTTCAGCGGTTTCGTCTAACAGCCATACCGTGGGCGCATTGCATAAGCACGAGCTTTCCTTTTCCCATTGAATGTTCAATGAACCGTCATGTTTCCTGGCGCTCTGCAAATTTTCCAAAACGCTTTGCAGTCTGGCGATCAAGAAAGCGCAAAGAAGTTCATTCGAGATTTGAACATAGCATGGGCTTCAAAATCAGTGGAAGTTGATCTCGCGACATTATCTAAAGACAATCTCAGCACAAGTTTAGTTCCAGAGGATATTTACAGTCAACCTCAAGCTGGTATTCCAGTAGCACTACAAGCAACCGGAAACGGAAATTGTCTCTATAATTCTGCCTCACTCATCCTTTGTGGAAATGAACAGCGCAGCCATTACTTGCGTGTTCTCGTTGCTGAGGAACTTTATTTCAATGCAGAGTTTTATGCAAATCAcgaaattttcaaagtaacgGAGGGACATTCTGGGATCCCAGAGTCAGTGTTATTTCCTGTTGCTCTGTCAAAAGATAGTGACAGAATACTCACAGCTGGTGGTAGTCAGGCTGATGCAGTAAAAGCGGAAGCGATAGCTGGGTGCAAAGATAAAAACTGGAGTTGTCTGCTTCATCTTATGGCTCTTGCCTCGGTTTTAAGACGACCTATTCATTCTTTGTATCCCAATGTCCAGTTTCGATTCTGCACTTTGTTGCACAATGTTCTAAAACCCCGGTTATCAGCTTTGAATGATGAAATGGCCAATCCTGTACACATACTTTGGTCAAGGGGTGGAAACCTGGACAGCGGACCACAGGCGTGGTACGTTCCTAACCATTTTGTTCCAGTAACATGGCTTCCTCCTCAGGCACCTGAGCAAGTTCCAGTTTCTACGACAAGCAGGGAAGCTAACCGCTCAGGTTCAAAGCAAGGAAGCATCCTGTCTTTCTTTAAATCCTCCCCCGGTGCTCCTGAGCTGAAAGGAATAGACAACTCAACTGACCAATCCCGCAGCAAAACAGCTGAGAAGCGAACTGCAAAAAGAGCGGAGCTTGATGAAGGAAAGCAGCCGCCCCCAAAGTCTGCTGTTAAGCGTAAGTTCCTTCCACACTGGAAAGAGGAATTTCCATGGGTTGTTTTCCACGAAAACCTGAACAATATGACATGCGAAATATGTTGCTCAGTACCTGAATTGGCTGGTAAATCAGATTTCTTGACAGGTTCTTGTACCTTCAAAAAGGAGACACTTCAAAAGCACGGTGTCAGTGGTCCTCATTTGCGTGCCCGGGATGGACTTCTTGCTAAACAAAAACCTCTGAAAGAAGCCCCTATTGCCCAAAGCttgcagaaaggaaaaaaggctgTAGAAGAGCAAAACCGGAACGAAATGGCAGTAAAAATCAATACAGCATATTTCATAGCAAAAGAGGAACTCCCATTTAGCAAGTTCGGCCCAATTCTATCCCTCCAGAAGAAAAATGGTCTTAACATTAACTTAACGTATGCGAATGACAACAGCTGTGCCACGCTGGTCTCCCTAGTAAGCTCGGTGATTACTGATCAACTGGCAAGTGCGGTAAATGATGGAAGCAAATACCTCAGCATCATGATCGATGGCGCGACAGATTCGTCCGGGATAGAAAATGAGACTGTTCATTGTCGTTTTGTGAAGGATGGGCAGCCAGTTAATCGTTTGGTTGGGCACAAGCCAGTTGCGCATGGCCATGCACAAGGTAACTTTTATCTTTGTAAAAATAGGGTTATCTTCTGCTGGCCGTATTAAGTTTAAGGTGATATTTCCAAAATAAACTCGGCCTTAATATTCATTTTGTTTAAGGGTTTCATTTCCTCTGCAATCTCTTGGTGAATtgccctttcctttttttattcgAAGGTAAAGGTTATTTAATTGGCCATTAACGTTTGCGTTTGTGGTTGGGAAAAGTTCTTAAATAATGTTGCGTTAAATCTGATTTTCTGGCTTCTTTACAGCGCAGCAGAACAACTGAATAATTAATTTACATACAATGTACTGCCTATGCGATCAACcaatatttcattcaaacaagAATTTGGGGATAGCACCCTGTAAAAAAGCTCGAGGTATCTTGTGGCTTTGAGCGGCGTTTTGTGGGATATGTCCTCAGAAATGCCATTAGATGTATGGTGACACAAAGTTTATTAAGTTAACTTAAGTGGTCAAACCTTTACCGCCTCGCACCATGATACTTTTTCCCCAATTGGAAATGTCTTCTTCTTTGTCCTCTGTCAACTGGTGTGCTGTCATACAATCTTTAATACGGATGGTTACTTTTATCCTAAGTCATAAGCTTtaattagttcttttttttgtctcaaatttGTATTCACGGAGTACAGCCACACAAGCTTTGCTAGATGCAGTCTAACTGCTGTAACAAAATAACTACCTAATAACTAACTAATAGCTGATCAATTATAGGACTTTTAGAAACAGTCAATGGAGCATTTTCGGATGTCGGAATTAGCCAGTGGAAGGAGAAACTAGTTGGCATGGGGTCTGATGGTGCGTCAGTTAACATTGGGAAAAAAGGAGGCGTGACTGCTTTGCTACGACGCGAAGTACCGCATGTGATCGATTTCCACTGTCTTCCGCACAGATTAGAACTGGCACTCCTTGAAATGCAGAAAAGCTGTAAGTTAGTCAGCACCATCTATGACGTTCTCCAGCTCATCTGGAAAACATATCACTTTAGCCCAAAGAGCATGCGCGAGCTTCAGAGTATCGGGACTGAGCTGGGtgtaaatgttttgaaaccAACGCAAGTGAGAGGCACAAGATGGCTCCCACATATCATTCGAGCCTTGAAGGTCCTTGTCACGCCAGGCAAAGATGGCTCCGGTCAGTATTCTATAGTGGTTTACCATATGGCTCATCAACACTGGAAGATCTCATTCGAGTCTCAGCAGAGGGTCCGCCAGTAAGTGAGTACGATCCAATGCCTACTGTCGACAAGTGGTTTACTAGGAACAGGGAAGCTGGTGAAAGGCAGCGGAGGCCGATGTTTCAGAGATTGTCAAAGCTGAAATGAGTCAAACttaagaaattttccttgtatATTTGAACGAACATGTTGTGGTTTCAGGTAAAGCTGAACTGAATGCAACAGACTGAGTGACAGCAGACCGATGTGGTTGTTGTCTTTAATTTaaacactttcagtttcgtgTTTTGTTACACTTTCAGCTTGAAAGAACGGatgattatttacaaaaaattcttttgaaaaaatgattcttAAGTAAATGATGTTAAAATTCTATGTTATAGTAATATGAAAATGCAATACTTCTGTCATTTTCCCCTTGTGCTTTCATGCACACTACCGGTGAACGTGTATTGAAAAATGAGACCAAAAAACTTTCTGTCACCGCTTTGGGTGCTAGATATCATGAGAAATTTACAATGATGAATGTCGTGAACTTGCAGTAATTCCAGACTGATGACCATTGTCTCTACACTGCTGCAGCTGTGTGCAAATAAAAGCTGGATTAAAGATACAGTTCGTCTATATACATTATATACAAATAAACATATAACGTTCAAATAGGAAGCGCGCCTTCACATAAACTTTTCCAATTCTTCCAAACTCCCTGTCTTGTTTGCAGCGGGTTATCTAATAAAGTGAAATCACTAACATATTAAAGGCAATAATATATCTGCAAGCATACATAAAATTGGGCGAACAAAATTACCAACGTCGGGAGACTGGTACGAACAATTTCGTTCAGAAGTGGCCTGGAACGAACAATATGGCCGCTTGTTCACGCGTGGCTTCTTGAAGGCTTCGTACAGGTAagtttgtgaaaagaaaatggcgTGATGTTCAGACTTCAAACTAAGAGAGCTCTCTATTTAACGAAAACTCCTTTTCAAGTGAAATGTAAGCTACACGATAACTTAATGCCTTTATACATGCGAGTCTGACGGGAACGTTTTTAGAAACTTAATGTTTGTAACGTATTTCgctatgaaacaaaaattttacaaaccGCTTTTTGGCGACCAGATTTTTTCATTTGgcgactgaaaaaaattttcagtcgcCACTTGGCACCTGtataaaaaagttaatttcgGACCCTGAACTTGGCTCCCACTATCGTTGGCAGTTTCAACCGGGGTTCTGTAAAGCAGCTCCAGGACCCGAGATACTGTTGGAGTCGACGTTCTTCTTGGCGTCGGTATGACGGACGGCACCAAAGGGGTGGATACTGTGGATTCCAGAGAAGTAGATCCCAGAGAAGTTTCAATCGATCCTTGTAAACTGCCTAATCCATAAGAACTCTTGGCAGCGACTCGACTGCCGAGTTATCCTCTTGATGTTCTAGGCGACCCTGCTGTCTCTGTCCAGTCTCTGCTCCTATTTGTTGCAAGAGCATGCACAGTCTTTGGAGAGCCCAAGTTCATcgttacagaaaaaaaattattgcattgGTTTTGTATTTCGCTGCACATAAACAGTTAAACGGCTCAcgagtttctttttcttggcgATCAATGTCGTCGACTAAACGAAAATTCTGCGAGCATTGCCAAGACTTCGTCTCTACGAGAACGTATAGGTAGCATTTAGATCTCTACTACAACAAAGAAAGTGGTCAATGGAACATTCGACAGATTCAAGAAGAGTCTTCAGATGAGGAAAGAAGCGATCCTGCAGATTATGACGTGTGTGCTGAAGAAGTGAACCAGTTGCACGATGTTTGCATTCAAAGACCAGTCGCAATGGCAAGTTGTGATGGAGGCAGCGTTTCTGAACCAGGTATATCATTGTATGTATAGGCTAACGCTACTTTGATGCACATACTAGTGAGACAGGTTACTGGAATCAAACAGGATTGCCTAACTGTCATTTTCAGAATCACACCTTGCTTTTTGTAGAGTTACTATAAAACGGGGGTTTCCCATTTACGACTAGGGCTCAGTCAATAGTAAACAAGGCAATGCATTGTAGCTAAAAGTAGCAcagaataaattttctttgcttcttaTTCTGGatgaaacagaaagaaatatttaaaactaGCAAACTAATGTGAAATATTGCCACAGTATTATTATAACCAGTAAGGGTGTTAATGCTCTATAGATACACTTCAAAATTTATGCTCacttaaatttcaaatttgaaatacattatttaacaattatccAATTAATTTTATAGGTATTCATTTTCATCATATAAgggaaaacaaagaattttgaGAAACAAACTATGTTTAAAGTGGATTTGATATTTGAGAAAAACAATAATTGTGCAGTCCTCTTGCCTCCACCTgcaaaacaaatgcaaattagTTGGGGTCAAGGGCCAAGTCCCTTTCATAGTGTGCCTTTGTATATTAGAAGTTGTTCCTGTCCCCCTTCTGGGAGGTGTAAGTTAATCAAGGCTTGactgtatttttcattttgtcatgGTCCATTCAGCACTACATGTAGGTATACTGTAACAGCAGCACACCAACTGCTATCAGTTTTGAAGTGGGCATACCTTTTGCAAAAATGTGTGCAGAATAACAGATGCATAACTCTTTTAAACTTATCGGGTTTGGATGGCGTTCCTATCCACAATCTAGAAGAGGAAGATTACCTTTAAGTTCATGGTTTTGATGACAGTGATTCAGAGAATGACTTTATTTATCATGAGAGGATGCCACACGCATTACTCAAAGAAGTGTGGGATTTGCCTGGTGAGGATGTTGATACAGACTTCCCCCAAAATCAGGGTCAACTAcccaaaattgatttttctggCTTTGAACCATGCCCTCCAAGGAGTAACAATGAGCACAGAATGCAAGCACAGGAGATCTTGAACCAAACAACTGCTGATGACTGTGCAAACCTTGAACAGCAGTTTGGAACAAGGTATACAGAATTAATGTTGTTGCCTTATTTTGATTGTGTTCGGTTTCACATTATTGACCCAATGCACAATCTGTTTACTGGGACAGCTAAGCATATTATGAAGAATGTATGGTTAGATCCAGAGAAGTCATTGCTTGACAAGAATAACTTGCAACAGATACAAGAAAAAATGGACAAGCTTAAAGTTCCCGCCAGTGTGGGAAGAATGCCCAAGAAAATACAGAACAGTTATGGGGGCTTCACAGCCGATCAGTGGAAATCATTTACAGTTCTTTTTTCCATACATGCCTTGCGGAATGCCTTGCCCAGCAGTGACATGGAAGTGTGGCATAATTTTGTCATGGCTTGTTCTTGCCTGTGCTCTACTGTTCTTACAGAAACAAAAGCATTGCTGGCCCACTCCTACCTTTTGAAGTTTTGCCAGGGTTTTGAACAGTTGTATGGCAAACACAGAGTAACTCCAAACATGCATCTGCATACCCATCTTGTTGAGTGTATCTTGGATTATGGACCTGTGTATTCATTTTGGCTGTTCAGCTTTGAGCGCTATAATGGAATTCTTGGCAAGTACGGAACCAATCAACGTGCTGTTGAGATACAGTTAATGCGCAAGTTCTTATCAAGTCAGTTTATGAAGGATCTGCCTTTGCCTGTTGAGTTCCAAGATATATTTAAACCTCTGCTTAACAGACTGTACTTGAGCGCTATAATGGAATTCTTGGCGAGTACGGAACCAATCAACGTGCTGTTGAGATACAGTTAATGCGCAAGTTCTTATCAAGTCAGTTTATGAAGGATCTGCCTTTGCCTGTTGAGTTCCAAGATATATTTAAACCTCTGCTTAACAGAATGTATTCAAAACAATCAGGAAGTCTTCAAGAACAGTGTCTAACTGAGAAGGACCAGGTGTCTGGAGAAATTATCCAAGCTTATGTGCTGTCCACTGGTCATGTGCAAACTGGTGGCAAATTTGAGAGCAGTTTCTATTTGTACACATGCTGTGGACCATACTCAAGAGACACTATAGATGTAGATGTTCTTCCCCATCTAAAGAAATCCTATGCTACGTTTTTGGATGGGCTGGATGAAACCTCTGTTACGACTCACTTTGAATGTTATGCTTGTTGTAAATTCAATGGTGATCTCTTTGGCTCCATTAAATCAAGAGGAGATAGATCAGCATTTGTGTTGGCAAGGTGGTGTAAGCTTGGAGGCACAATTGACACCTCTGGAGCTGATTTGAGACCAGGTGTTATTGattattttatgaaacaaaatgtaCAAGTAAATGGACATTATGTGACCTCTGTTTTGGCTTCTGTACGTTGGTTTCAAGCTCACCCATCAAGATACTCCTTAGGTGCTCCTGTCGAGGTCTTGTGCAAAGATCTCTTTGAACCTGAAGGTGAATCAACATTTATTCCAATTCAGAGAATCAGTGGAAAGTTTATACCAGCAATTGACATTCTCCAAGATGAACATTTCCTTGAGGTCTGTCCTCTTACACGCAAATTGCAGTGTTAGCTTTAGTGCTTATTAGATTGATACCATTCATAGTTTATTTTATGTTCAAGTTTTATATCTTGATAGATATAGACCATTGCAgttcttttttcatcatcataCCTTTATtgacttttactttttttaatttgtttacggTGGCTGGTGAAGGCCAAGGCATCAAATTGAAGTTGCTTTTAACTTCCGATAAGTCCtggaaatgttaaaaaaaattaaatgaatatttgaaCATCAACAAAAATAAGCCCACCAAAAAGTCACGTTAGGAAAATGTTGGCCCAGTGCTTATTATCAGAATTTAGGTTTCTCAGGCCCTCAATGGTTACATTACGCAGCCAgtataaaattgtcattttttcttattaattaCTTGCGCTTTTGTTGGaaacttaattttgtttttatttgcaacCTGTTACAGTGGaaccttgatttaaaaaacCTGTATATAAAGAAGTCCTCAGTTTAGCGAATGATGCAATGCATTTTTCACCCtagtaaaagtaaaatatatataaaaaacttGATATAATAAAACCTCATAATATTGTGAACATATTTTGTGAGACCCATGGCCCTTCCTTTTATTATAAGGGTTCCACTGTATGGCATGGACATTAGCAAGATTTCTTAGGGATTTTCTATATAAAACCATTAAAATGACTGGCAAGCAACTAGTacttttttgtacatttcattTATATTAATACCATTGAAGTATCAAATTCCTCCATCCTAGATCACCCCTTCCCTTTTTACTGTGCGCACCTTGTTAGACCCAAACagacaattgtttttttttttttttttttttttttggggggggggaataTTTGCTATTCCTCCCAGCCTTCTTTTCTCCAAGGTCCACTTAGTAGTGATTTCcttcagctgaaaaaaaaagtttgttatcattgttattattgcgTAGTCCAAAAAAGTCTGGTGACGAAAATCTTGAAGTTAACTACTCGCTGGTCAGCGGGCGTTTTGGCGCCTTAAAACAGAATCTGATGTTACGAGCTAGGCAAGGGCAAGATTATAgtaattttcaacattttttatcGTGTTCATGGGTAGGATAAGCCGTGAAAACACAAAGGAGGAGATAAGACGAATgaaaagaggaaggaaaaaacgGAAACGACTACAGAGAAACCTTAACAAAGAGAAGACACTTGCGTCTGAATTAAAGATCGAGAAAATATTATGATacatatgtgtatatatatatatatagtttagtttgagcactctggcatggcttagatgataccacacgtgtgagatcacttggggtggctatatagccttacctccatcctagcatcagcactgcactgatgaggcccagaaggccgaaacagtactgaaAGCTTCTCGGCCTCTTGGGTAAGGTTAAAAGGcttatgaaaagtttattttccttgcttttgcAGCAATTGGTCAACATGGACAGCCaggaaagtgaaaatatcaGCCAGTTTACTACAGATAACTCGACAGCGAATCCAGGAGACGTCGTAGACGCAAGCGTGGTAGAAGGTTCACAGTCCTGGGGCGCAGACGTGGAAATCGAAATCCCTGAGTTActaaaaaatctggaaaataaGGGTGTGAAATTTCAGGCCGTGCCTTTTTTGAATGCTCCCAGTCAAAGTAGAATCACGAAGGATCGCTCTATTTATTTTAGCGTTGATACAACCGTCACATCGCAAATAATTCTCGAAGCTTTTGACGCGGCAGAAATCGATATTGACGCTATCACCGGAATCCAGAGAAAGGCGTCCAATAGATCTTGGATCGTGACTTTTAAGAGCCGTGCAGCTAAAGAAGCCGCTCTTGAAACACCTTTCGTCGTGATTGCCGGTCTCAAAGTGTTCCTGGGCGACTGCGAAAATCGTTTGGTCCTCGTCAAGATCCATGAAGCCCCCGCTGAACTACCCGACACTGCCGTGATTGGCCGACTCAGCCACTACGGTCGTGTCCTTTCATTTCGGCgcgacaaaattgcacaacataTCGAGAATGGAGTAAGAACGGCTCGAATGGCGCTACATCGAACTATCCCTGCCAACATCAACATAGCTGGTGAACCTATCAAAATATGGTACCCAAATCAGCCAAAAGCTTGCCGGAATTGTGGAGCTACTGACCACATGGCCAAAGACTGCTCCGCAGTCCgttgttttaattgtgaatGCCCTGGGCATCGAGCTCAAGAATGTAAAGACTCGCCAAGATGTTCCGTTTGTTTAGCGGACAACCATTCCAT is from Pocillopora verrucosa isolate sample1 chromosome 7, ASM3666991v2, whole genome shotgun sequence and encodes:
- the LOC131775755 gene encoding uncharacterized protein gives rise to the protein MPHALLKEVWDLPGEDVDTDFPQNQGQLPKIDFSGFEPCPPRSNNEHRMQAQEILNQTTADDCANLEQQFGTRYTELMLLPYFDCVRFHIIDPMHNLFTGTAKHIMKNVWLDPEKSLLDKNNLQQIQEKMDKLKVPASVGRMPKKIQNSYGGFTADQWKSFTVLFSIHALRNALPSSDMEVWHNFVMACSCLCSTVLTETKALLAHSYLLKFCQGFEQLYGKHRVTPNMHLHTHLVECILDYGPVYSFWLFSFERYNGILGKYGTNQRAVEIQLMRKFLSSQFMKDLPLPDLPLPVEFQDIFKPLLNRMYSKQSGSLQEQCLTEKDQVSGEIIQAYVLSTGHVQTGGKFESSFYLYTCCGPYSRDTIDVDVLPHLKKSYATFLDGLDETSVTTHFECYACCKFNGDLFGSIKSRGDRSAFVLARWCKLGGTIDTSGADLRPGVIDYFMKQNVQVNGHYVTSVLASVRWFQAHPSRYSLGAPVEVLCKDLFEPEGESTFIPIQRISGKFIPAIDILQDEHFLEVCPLTRKLQC